In a single window of the Arthrobacter sp. StoSoilA2 genome:
- a CDS encoding alpha/beta hydrolase → MHKQRVVFVHGLGSFGASAWPRQHGMALSYDALFLRRHGFDPVAEPLESDVAADIGIVVASLEDAGGGHVVAHEQGAISAMLAAVERPDLVHSLTLVEPACLSLTAELPATTFHRSLMEPLFDVRNQVQDADYEREYFRRAFSAEASGLDTPEARRSARRLRLQAPPWEAPLHIVPGVPTLVLTGGWEPLYEEIAGYLEDTGALRRVAAGGHRPQDSVDGDRIIRSFVAEVVRTRSVKVS, encoded by the coding sequence ATGCACAAGCAGCGCGTAGTCTTCGTCCACGGTCTGGGGAGCTTTGGCGCCTCGGCATGGCCCAGGCAGCACGGCATGGCCCTGTCATATGACGCACTTTTCCTCCGCCGGCACGGCTTCGATCCCGTCGCTGAACCCCTGGAATCGGACGTCGCTGCGGATATCGGCATCGTCGTTGCTTCGCTGGAGGACGCCGGGGGCGGGCACGTCGTGGCGCATGAGCAAGGTGCAATCTCTGCCATGCTCGCAGCAGTTGAACGCCCGGACCTGGTGCACTCACTGACACTGGTTGAACCGGCTTGTTTATCCTTGACCGCCGAGCTGCCGGCCACCACATTCCATCGTTCGCTCATGGAGCCGTTGTTTGACGTGCGGAACCAGGTTCAGGATGCCGACTACGAACGCGAGTACTTCAGGCGTGCATTTTCGGCCGAAGCCAGTGGGCTGGACACACCCGAAGCCCGCCGTTCCGCACGTCGCCTCCGGCTTCAGGCGCCTCCTTGGGAGGCGCCCCTGCACATCGTTCCCGGCGTGCCTACCCTCGTCCTTACGGGCGGGTGGGAGCCCCTGTACGAAGAAATCGCCGGGTACCTGGAGGACACCGGTGCCCTCCGCCGCGTAGCAGCTGGAGGGCACCGGCCCCAGGACTCGGTGGATGGCGACCGGATTATTCGCTCATTTGTGGCCGAGGTTGTCCGGACGAGGTCAGTTAAGGTTTCCTGA
- a CDS encoding VOC family protein: protein MTTTSNQDLLPAELTMGTVMLKVGDMKVMSDYYQRALGLEIVAEQDGGLYLGRLGKPVVHLAPAAGLQIPGRGEAGLFHTAILFQDQPSLAATIATAAQYEPRAFVGSADHLVSEAFYFTDPEGNGIELYYDKPRDVWQWDGKNVVMDNVALPPQRFLQQHLSEAAVTGQREAAAGVGHVHLQVGDVQTAQDFYVDTLGFERTAGWHGQALFVSAGGYHHHMAMNVWNSRGAGPRRDTLGLGEVLIEVPSAEDVAALADRLKVASVANHHTGLELQFEDPWRNNLSVAVR, encoded by the coding sequence ATGACGACGACATCCAACCAGGATCTCCTTCCTGCCGAACTCACCATGGGCACGGTCATGCTCAAGGTCGGCGATATGAAGGTCATGAGTGACTACTATCAGCGGGCCTTGGGCTTGGAGATCGTGGCCGAGCAGGATGGCGGGCTGTACCTGGGACGACTGGGCAAGCCTGTAGTCCACCTCGCTCCCGCGGCCGGCCTGCAGATTCCAGGCCGTGGGGAAGCGGGGCTTTTCCATACCGCCATCCTGTTCCAGGACCAGCCTTCCCTGGCAGCCACCATCGCCACGGCGGCACAGTACGAACCGCGCGCCTTTGTGGGCAGCGCCGACCATTTGGTGAGTGAAGCGTTCTACTTCACCGATCCGGAAGGCAACGGCATCGAGCTCTACTACGACAAGCCGCGCGATGTCTGGCAGTGGGATGGCAAGAATGTGGTGATGGACAATGTTGCCTTGCCGCCGCAGCGTTTCCTCCAGCAGCACTTGAGCGAGGCTGCCGTGACTGGCCAGCGGGAAGCCGCTGCCGGCGTCGGGCACGTGCACCTTCAGGTAGGTGACGTGCAGACCGCCCAGGATTTTTATGTGGACACGCTGGGTTTTGAGAGGACTGCGGGCTGGCATGGGCAGGCGTTGTTTGTTTCTGCGGGCGGCTACCACCACCATATGGCGATGAACGTATGGAACAGCCGGGGGGCCGGGCCCCGCAGGGATACGCTGGGCCTGGGCGAAGTCCTGATCGAGGTTCCATCTGCCGAGGATGTCGCCGCACTGGCTGACCGGCTGAAAGTTGCGTCCGTGGCGAACCACCATACGGGCCTGGAGTTGCAGTTCGAAGACCCCTGGCGCAACAATCTGAGCGTGGCAGTTCGCTAA
- a CDS encoding amidohydrolase family protein, with protein sequence MANIIEFTGPVLVAGDDQRHGLWSVDGNLTFERPVAAPDSILEGWVLPGFVDAHCHIGLGVGGAVDEQTTLAQAQADLKAGTLMIRDAGSPSDTRWVQRREDLPRLLRAGRHIARSRRYLRGLGHEVEPGELVETVRKEARDGDGWVKLVGDWIDRGAGDLAVSFPRNVVRDAIAAAHDEGARVTAHCFAEDTIDDMLDAGIDCIEHATGLLPRHIPRLVEQSVPIVPTLVNIATFPDIAVQAAPKFPVYAEHMTRLWERRRERVLEAFEAGVRIYAGTDAGSVIKHGRIADEMQELYDAGLPATAVLDAATWGAREWLGAEAISEGTSADVVLCRDDPRENLATVASLNHVVLRGEVVY encoded by the coding sequence ATGGCCAACATCATCGAATTCACCGGTCCTGTGCTTGTTGCAGGAGACGACCAACGGCACGGGCTGTGGTCCGTTGATGGCAACCTGACGTTCGAACGTCCCGTTGCCGCACCCGATTCCATACTGGAGGGATGGGTCCTCCCTGGGTTTGTGGACGCCCATTGCCACATTGGACTTGGCGTCGGCGGGGCAGTTGATGAGCAGACAACCCTTGCCCAGGCCCAAGCCGACCTGAAAGCCGGCACGTTGATGATCCGTGACGCCGGCTCGCCAAGCGATACACGCTGGGTTCAGCGGCGGGAGGATCTCCCACGGCTGCTTCGTGCCGGGCGCCACATCGCCCGGAGCCGGCGTTACCTGCGTGGATTGGGTCACGAAGTGGAGCCCGGCGAACTCGTGGAAACAGTCCGCAAGGAAGCCCGGGATGGGGACGGTTGGGTGAAACTCGTGGGCGACTGGATCGATCGCGGTGCCGGCGACCTCGCGGTTTCCTTCCCTCGGAACGTGGTGCGGGATGCGATTGCTGCCGCCCACGACGAAGGGGCCAGGGTGACGGCCCACTGCTTCGCTGAAGACACTATTGATGACATGCTCGACGCCGGGATTGACTGCATTGAGCACGCCACCGGCCTTTTGCCCCGGCACATTCCCCGCCTGGTGGAGCAGTCTGTCCCGATTGTTCCTACGTTGGTAAACATCGCGACTTTTCCGGATATCGCAGTCCAGGCCGCACCTAAGTTTCCGGTCTACGCCGAGCACATGACCCGGCTCTGGGAGCGACGACGTGAACGGGTGCTCGAGGCCTTTGAAGCCGGTGTTCGCATCTACGCGGGAACGGACGCAGGGAGTGTGATCAAGCACGGCAGGATCGCTGATGAAATGCAGGAACTTTACGACGCCGGCCTGCCAGCCACTGCCGTACTGGACGCCGCCACGTGGGGCGCACGGGAGTGGCTGGGAGCCGAGGCCATCAGCGAAGGGACAAGTGCCGACGTCGTGCTGTGCCGGGATGATCCCAGGGAGAACCTCGCAACTGTGGCAAGCCTGAACCATGTAGTCCTTCGCGGGGAAGTGGTCTACTAG
- a CDS encoding RNA-binding protein → MLAEALEHLVRGIVDSPEDVKVSARNNRRGESLEVRVHQEDLGRVIGRQGRTARALRTVVAALAGGEQVRVDVVDTDRRR, encoded by the coding sequence TTGCTGGCAGAAGCGCTCGAGCACTTGGTCCGTGGGATCGTTGACAGCCCTGAGGATGTCAAGGTCAGTGCCAGGAACAACCGCCGCGGGGAATCCCTTGAGGTGCGTGTTCACCAGGAGGACCTCGGACGGGTGATCGGCCGTCAGGGACGTACCGCACGCGCATTGCGCACTGTGGTTGCAGCCCTGGCAGGTGGCGAGCAGGTCAGGGTCGACGTCGTCGACACCGATCGTCGCCGGTAA
- the rimM gene encoding ribosome maturation factor RimM (Essential for efficient processing of 16S rRNA), whose translation MQLQVARIGKPHGIRGEVTVQVLTDAPSERFVAGTEFVVEPASAGPLTIRSARWNKDILLLGFEEIADRNAAEAIRGAKLFIETEELDDEDDEGWYEHELVGLEARVGSQVVGKVAALTTLPVQDLLTIKTEEGKEILVPFVDEIVPEVNIEDGFILITPPAGLFEINDDTAGESRDGAGDDA comes from the coding sequence ATGCAGCTCCAGGTGGCCCGGATCGGCAAACCCCATGGCATACGCGGCGAGGTGACGGTGCAAGTGCTCACCGACGCCCCCTCCGAGCGCTTCGTCGCTGGAACCGAATTCGTCGTCGAGCCGGCCTCTGCGGGCCCGCTGACCATCCGAAGCGCCAGATGGAACAAAGACATCCTCCTGCTGGGCTTCGAAGAGATTGCAGATCGCAACGCCGCCGAGGCCATCCGTGGTGCGAAGCTTTTCATCGAAACCGAAGAACTCGATGACGAAGACGACGAAGGCTGGTATGAGCACGAACTCGTAGGGTTGGAGGCGCGGGTTGGCTCACAGGTTGTGGGCAAAGTTGCCGCTCTGACCACACTGCCGGTCCAGGACCTGTTGACCATTAAGACGGAGGAAGGGAAGGAAATCCTGGTTCCCTTCGTCGATGAGATCGTGCCTGAGGTCAACATCGAGGACGGCTTCATTCTCATCACACCGCCTGCTGGTCTCTTCGAAATCAACGATGACACGGCCGGGGAGTCCAGGGACGGCGCCGGGGATGATGCCTGA
- the trmD gene encoding tRNA (guanosine(37)-N1)-methyltransferase TrmD, whose translation MRIDVVSIFPEYLAPLELSLIGKARQDGLLELNVHDLRTFTTDKHRTVDDTPYGGGAGMVMKPEPWAQALESVAAVREGTKPVLIVPSPAGERFTQALAYELAEEEQLVFACGRYEGIDERVIDWAHEHFTVRPVSLGDYVLNGGEVAVLAMVEAIGRLLPGVVGNPESLVEESHSDGLLEYPVYTKPSSWRDHEVPPVLLSGNHGKIAQWRRHEQFRRTAERRPDLLDHFDAGQLSRADRNALADLGYDVVDGRLRRRTESNAT comes from the coding sequence ATGAGGATCGATGTCGTCAGCATCTTCCCTGAGTACCTTGCCCCGCTTGAACTTTCGCTGATAGGCAAGGCACGCCAGGATGGGCTCCTGGAACTTAACGTCCACGACCTCCGGACGTTCACCACTGACAAGCACCGGACCGTGGACGACACTCCTTACGGGGGCGGCGCCGGCATGGTGATGAAGCCCGAGCCGTGGGCGCAGGCGCTCGAGTCGGTCGCCGCGGTTCGTGAGGGCACCAAGCCTGTGCTGATCGTGCCTTCGCCGGCAGGGGAAAGGTTCACCCAGGCCCTTGCCTATGAGCTCGCCGAAGAGGAACAGCTGGTCTTTGCCTGCGGGCGGTACGAGGGAATTGACGAGCGCGTCATCGACTGGGCCCACGAGCATTTCACAGTGCGGCCTGTCAGCCTTGGCGACTACGTACTCAATGGCGGCGAAGTTGCTGTCCTGGCCATGGTGGAAGCCATCGGTCGTTTGCTTCCAGGCGTGGTGGGCAATCCCGAATCGCTCGTTGAAGAATCCCACTCGGACGGCCTGCTGGAGTATCCGGTGTATACCAAGCCGTCCTCATGGCGGGACCACGAAGTGCCTCCGGTCCTGCTCAGCGGCAATCACGGAAAAATCGCGCAGTGGCGGCGTCACGAACAGTTCCGTCGCACTGCCGAGCGCCGTCCGGACCTCCTTGACCACTTCGACGCCGGTCAGTTGAGTCGTGCGGACCGCAACGCACTCGCGGACCTGGGTTACGACGTCGTGGATGGTCGCCTGCGCCGCCGCACGGAAAGCAATGCGACATAG
- the thiC gene encoding phosphomethylpyrimidine synthase ThiC encodes MSTTETQHSPAENQANTSEKAAETVTQSLKSHSLAWLEDPANGIRVPVTEIALEPSPNGEANAPLQVYRTAGPGSDPVVGLEPFRAAWIEGRGDTEAYSGRERNLLDDGKSAVRRGAASAEWKGAQPVPRRAVEGKTVTQMHYARKGIITPEMQFVALRENCEVELVRSEVAAGRAIIPNNINHPESEPMIIGKAFLVKINANIGNSAVTSSIAEEVDKLQWATQWGADTVMDLSTGDDIHTTREWIIRNSPVPIGTVPIYQALEKVNGEANKLTWEIFRDTVIEQCEQGVDYMTIHAGVLLRYVPLTANRVTGIVSRGGSIMAGWCLAHHQENFLYTHFDELCEIFAKYDVAFSLGDGLRPGATADANDAAQFAELDTLAELTQRAWEFDVQVMVEGPGHIPFHLVRENVERQQELCKGAPFYTLGPLVTDVAPGYDHITSAIGATEIARYGTAMLCYVTPKEHLGLPNKDDVKTGVITYKIAAHAADLAKGHPGANERDDALSKARFEFRWRDQFALSLDPVTAEAFHDETLPAEPAKTAHFCSMCGPKFCSMRISQDIRDEFGSADAQAAIAGIYDGMREKSEEFLASGGKVYLPELQLPSTHAAGASGNLN; translated from the coding sequence TTGAGCACCACCGAAACACAGCACAGCCCTGCCGAAAACCAGGCCAACACCAGCGAAAAGGCGGCTGAAACCGTCACGCAGTCGCTGAAGTCCCATTCGCTGGCCTGGCTGGAAGACCCCGCCAACGGCATTCGCGTCCCCGTCACGGAAATCGCGCTTGAACCGTCCCCAAACGGTGAGGCAAACGCTCCGCTGCAGGTGTACCGGACCGCGGGGCCCGGCAGTGATCCCGTAGTGGGCCTGGAGCCCTTCCGGGCCGCATGGATTGAGGGCCGGGGCGACACGGAAGCCTACTCCGGCCGCGAACGGAACCTGCTCGACGACGGCAAGTCGGCCGTCCGCCGAGGCGCAGCGTCAGCTGAGTGGAAGGGCGCGCAGCCGGTGCCCCGCCGCGCCGTCGAAGGCAAGACCGTCACCCAGATGCACTACGCCAGGAAGGGCATCATCACGCCTGAAATGCAGTTCGTGGCGTTGCGTGAGAACTGCGAAGTTGAACTCGTCAGGAGTGAAGTCGCCGCAGGCCGGGCCATCATTCCCAACAACATCAACCACCCGGAATCCGAGCCGATGATCATCGGCAAGGCATTCCTGGTCAAGATCAATGCCAACATCGGCAACTCCGCCGTCACGAGCTCCATTGCCGAAGAGGTAGACAAGCTGCAGTGGGCCACCCAATGGGGTGCCGACACCGTTATGGACCTGTCCACCGGCGATGACATCCACACCACGCGTGAGTGGATCATCCGCAACTCCCCCGTGCCCATAGGAACTGTCCCGATCTACCAGGCCCTGGAAAAGGTCAACGGCGAGGCCAATAAACTCACGTGGGAGATCTTCCGCGACACCGTGATCGAGCAGTGCGAGCAGGGTGTGGACTACATGACCATCCACGCCGGCGTGCTGCTTCGGTACGTGCCGCTGACAGCCAACCGCGTCACCGGCATCGTGTCCCGCGGCGGTTCGATCATGGCGGGTTGGTGCCTGGCGCACCACCAGGAAAACTTCCTCTACACGCACTTCGATGAGCTGTGCGAAATCTTCGCCAAGTACGATGTCGCCTTCTCCCTCGGTGACGGGCTGCGCCCGGGCGCCACGGCAGATGCCAATGACGCCGCCCAGTTCGCCGAGTTGGACACGCTCGCCGAACTGACCCAGCGGGCATGGGAATTTGATGTCCAGGTAATGGTTGAAGGACCCGGGCATATTCCCTTCCACTTGGTCCGCGAGAATGTGGAGCGCCAACAGGAACTCTGCAAAGGTGCCCCCTTCTATACGTTGGGACCGCTGGTCACGGACGTTGCTCCCGGCTATGACCACATCACCTCGGCAATCGGTGCCACAGAAATCGCCCGCTACGGCACCGCCATGCTCTGCTACGTGACTCCCAAGGAGCACCTGGGGCTGCCAAACAAGGACGATGTGAAGACCGGTGTGATCACGTACAAGATCGCAGCGCACGCGGCGGACCTCGCCAAGGGACACCCCGGCGCAAACGAACGCGACGATGCTCTCTCCAAGGCCAGGTTCGAGTTCCGTTGGCGGGACCAGTTCGCACTGTCCCTGGACCCTGTCACCGCCGAGGCATTCCACGACGAAACACTGCCAGCGGAACCGGCGAAGACCGCACACTTCTGCTCGATGTGCGGACCCAAATTCTGCTCGATGCGTATCAGCCAGGACATCAGGGACGAGTTCGGTTCGGCCGACGCGCAGGCAGCTATTGCGGGGATATACGACGGCATGCGGGAAAAGAGCGAAGAATTCCTGGCTTCAGGTGGCAAGGTGTACCTGCCTGAGCTGCAGCTCCCCTCTACCCACGCGGCCGGAGCGTCAGGAAACCTTAACTGA
- the rpsP gene encoding 30S ribosomal protein S16 — protein MAVKIRLKRFGKMRAPYYRIVVMDARAKRDGRAIEEIGKYHPTEEPSYIEVASERAQYWLSVGAQPTEQVAAILKITGDWQKFKGLPGQEGTLKTKAPKEAFVAPEKGSVIIPEAITKKAKKDEAEAPAEAEAETTEAE, from the coding sequence GTGGCCGTAAAGATTCGCCTTAAGCGCTTCGGTAAGATGCGCGCACCGTACTACCGCATTGTCGTCATGGATGCCCGCGCCAAGCGCGATGGCCGTGCCATTGAAGAAATCGGCAAGTACCACCCCACCGAAGAGCCGTCGTACATCGAAGTCGCTTCCGAGCGCGCCCAGTACTGGCTTTCCGTTGGCGCCCAGCCGACCGAGCAGGTTGCCGCGATCCTTAAGATCACCGGTGACTGGCAGAAGTTCAAGGGCCTGCCGGGCCAGGAAGGCACCCTGAAGACCAAAGCTCCGAAGGAAGCCTTCGTAGCCCCGGAGAAGGGTTCCGTCATCATTCCGGAAGCCATCACCAAGAAGGCCAAGAAGGACGAAGCTGAAGCTCCGGCCGAGGCTGAAGCAGAGACCACCGAGGCTGAGTAA